The Acropora palmata chromosome 3, jaAcrPala1.3, whole genome shotgun sequence nucleotide sequence ACAAACATTTCCTTAAGGACACACGTTTGGACGGGGAAAGTCAATGTACGAGAAAAAATGATTAACAAGCATTTTATCAGATGAGATTTCAAACAACCACCAGCTACCCTACCCCTCCCGCCCAGTCTCCCTTTCTCTACTCTCTCGTTccagaaatttttgaattggtGACCTTGTAAATTACGTGAAAGTACTAATTTCTGAAAAAGTCTAGATCGGCTGATGCTGACATCATTTGATCTCAGTCCAAAGGTGCTCATAACAAGCAGCAATGCAGACATGCCAACGGCCATCTACTTCGAACAACCACTCCGATGGATTTTGAGGGTTTCCTCGGGCAagacattaataataattataataataataatttaatacttCTTCTGCGCCCATTTCATAAAATGATCATGGGCGCATTACAATGGATagaaattaaagatatttacaataataattattaaaaagtaGTAGATCATGCTAATTACAATAATGGTGATACTACAAATAaattaactttaaaaatttatcattcaaaaatacaaaatattgTTCTAAAATTGAGCTCGTTGAAAAGCATATCTAAAAAGATGTGCCTTTAAACATCGTTTAAAACTCGAaatatttgtgttttgacGCAGTTCTAGTGGCAGGGCATTCCAAAGTTGCAGTGCTGCCACCTGGAATGCCCTGTCACCGAATGTTTTGCGAGTCTTGATAATACTAGGCGAGAGCAAAATTCCGTTAGCAGACTATAAGCACTTTGGGCTTTGATGGAAATCAGCTCTGAAATATAAGGTGGCGCGATGCCATGAATAGTCTTAAATGCGAATAAAATGATCTTAAAATTTACACGCTGCCTAATGGGAAGCCAGTGGAGTTCTCGCAACAAAGGTGTAACATGCGAATACCGAAGCGCATTACAGACTAACCTGGCTGCAGAACGTTAAGAACTACGTTTCTGTCATATTATCTACGCGGGCATAAAACTGAACGATAGCAATCTTTTAAGGCTGGTTCACACGTGCGACGCAAACAcaaacgcaaacgcaagcgcAAGGAAGTTCACACGTCCAACGCAAACGCAAGCACAGTGCAATACGCAAGCGCAATCGAGTATTCCAAGACGGTGGACGAAGTAGATGTATAggtgttgttgttctttctcCTTCTTGGTCTTCGCCGAATAAGACGTAGGCGTCTAATACAGAGAAACAATAAATCAAGACCCAAACGTTTATGGGTTCGAGAAATCTTTCGAAAAAGAcaactttttcctttcttgtcgCAGCACTTACGGTTTTGAAGACTAACTTCTGAAGCTACATCAGCCCaagccatttgttttttcaatttatttttgaaatcaCAGCCGCTTTTGTCGAAAAGAACAGGATATTTCCGAACGCTCTTGGATAACTTTTCATCCGACGTGAGATCCGGTATGAGAGAAGACGTCATCTTGATTCCAACTGTAGAGGCATGGAACGAGTATTTTTCACCTTGAGGTTGCGTTTGCGTTTGCGTTGATCCGGTTCACACGTAAGAAATGCAAACGCAAGcgcaaggaaatgaaaaatttcccATTTCTTGCGTCGGCGCTTgcgcttgcgtttgcgtttgcGTCGTGGTAGTTCACACGTCTATTTGCTTGTGCTTGCGCTTGCGCTTACATCGCTCGTGTGAACTAGCCTTTAGTCTGGTTATCCGACCTCGTGTTAGCGGTTAAAGGCTGGTTCACACGAGCGACGCAAACGCAAACGCAACCGCAAGCACAAGCAAATAGACGTGTGAACTACCACGACGCAGACGCAAGCGCAACTGAGCGCCGAcgcaagaaatggaaaaattttcatttccttgcgCTTGCGTTTGCATTTCTTACGTGTGAACCGGATCAACGCAAGCGCAAGGTGAAAAATACTCGTTCCATGCCTCTACAGTTGGAATCAAGATGGCGTCCACTGTCATATCGGATCTCCCGTTGGATGAAAAGTTATCCGAGAGCGTTCGGAAATATCCTGTTCTTTTCGACAAAAGCTGCTGtgatttcaaaaataaattgaataaataaatggCTTGGGCGACGTAGCTTCAGAAATTGGTCTTCAAAACGGTAAGTGCTGcgacaagaaaggaaaatataaaCTTAAGTAGCAAACACGTTCAGATTTACTCAACCTTTAGACCAATATTCTTCTGTTTTCTTAAAAAGGAGAAGAAGCCGAGGCTATGTTTCGGCTTTTAAGAAACCATTATGGTcgggacaaaaaaaaagttgcgaAAAAGAAGATGTCTGGTGCTGGGGCAAAAGATAGAGAGGAAGCGAAAGAAACTCAGACCTCTACCCGTTTATGGCATGGCTTGATCCATACATGAAATCTaggaaaactaaaactaatgTCATCAGTgtagaaatgaatgaaagtgacCAGGAACTGCCAGAGGATGGTGACATTCAGGAAGAGGACGATAATGAAAGCTCCATTTCAGAGATATCTGACAGCAGTGGTGACATACCTGGGAAAATGCAGTCTCACACAACGGGACGTCCAAAGTACGTTAAAAGGACTAGGAGGTAGGTCGTGGAAGCTCTTTgaagattgttttttttcctcaagaGGAGGTCTGTGTCATCTGAATAGAGTAAAAATGGGGGAACATGGCCTAGAATGCAGTTTAAGGTAAACTTGTTTGCCTTCAGACCAACTcagtttcttgttatgtttcatGTGTTTTTAATATAGGAGTGTTTTTtgtgtgaaaacatttttggagTGTTATATTCAATCCTGACCTTTATGAGAGTTATTTGTGTATTAACTGGGTATTGTCGATGTGGAAAAATATCCATAACTTACATGGCATTTCAGTACCATGTAATCAATAATTAGCTTAGGTACAACTGGGATGACTCCAGTGGTTGAACATGCCAAACCATGAACACAACCTCTTCCTTTAATGAACATGATCTTCTTTGAGCGACTACTAATGCTTGTCGCCCTTGTAAAGTAAACATCAACTTCTAACAGTTATGCTCTATTACAATCAACGTCAGGGCAGAGGACACGGCTCCTGCCAACAATGAGTTGAAGATGTTTCAAGAAATTGGATCCAGTTTGGTGGCTTGTGTCAAGGAAGAGAacaaaattgatgaaaaagaTGAGGACACTATATTTTGCGAATTGCTTGCCTCACAACTAAGAACATTTGATTTGCCCGATAAACTGATGATTAGAATGAAAACCAGTCAATTAATATACGAATATCAAATGAGGGCAAGCACTGCAGTAAGAAGCGACCGGGAGAGGAGCACATCACCTTCAAATATTGCTTTTACCCTGCAAAGGCCTCCAACAATACAGGGTGGTAAAATACAAGCCCAAAATCCGAGTACTACTCATAACGTTTTCGACCCTAAAGATTTGTCAGCTGTTGTCAGCCGTTTCGCACTTGAAGCCccaattttgaaaactatGTTTTCACCTGGTCATTTTTTCCAACAACACACCAGTTGTTTGCATAACCTTAATAGCTAAACATAACTGTAGCTCTAGAGGAGAAGTCTTTCTTACAGTGTAAGAAATACCTGTTTTGGAGGGTAAGGTAGCAGATGCGACCGCTGCGTTGATTTACTACAGCACTTAAAATGTAGTATATTGGTTTATCAGGCACGATGTTTCTTGTTAGGTTCGTATCTTCTTCAAAAGAGAACGTTTCATACACCTGAACTTTTCATTTCTAAAAAAATGGAATTCCTGACTCGTAACGTTAACATGTCAACTGCTAACAGGTTAGATTTCAACTGAAGATCTGCACTCGTACAACTATCTCAGTTATTAATTCATGactttgtttgtcaaaattcTACAAAAATAGGAGTAGTAAAGTTAACGTTCAATTACTGCGCCTCTGCTTCTCACATAATCCCATTGCCAAGGTACAGCTCCTTCACTGGAAACCAGATAACTCTTGAGGATTTCTCTAACTTCAACAGCCGTCTTCACTTGTCTGGAGCCCCGAGCAAGTGGTAGGGGTCTTAATGCCCCGTTCTCGTCTTCAGTCGAAACAATTCTTCtccattctccttttttatttttcctcagtGATCGGTCCTCGCTATCCACAAAACCAGCGGGACAATAAGCTGCACTGTTGGTTTGACGCAGATAGTTGTGCAGACATATTACAGCCTGAACGATAGTCACAGCGATGTCAACACTGGTTTGAATACAAGTATGGAAAATTCTCCATCTTGTTGCGAGTATGCCGAAAGCATTTTCTATCACCCTGCGAGCACGAGAAAGTCAGTAATTGAAGATGACCTTCTCTTCCGGTATCCCTTTACCAGGATAAGGCCTCTGAAGCCATGGTTTTAAGGGAAAAGCTTCGTCCCCAACAAGGAAAAATGGTAAAGTACGGTTTGTGCCACTGCCTAGAGATTCAGCGTCTGGGAGGTTCATTTTCTCACTATGAAATAACTTACCCATCTCTGAATTTGAAAAGATGCCACTGTCATTGTTGGAACCATGCTCCCCAATATCGACAAGGGTAAAAGCATAGTGGGCATCACATACCGCCAAAAGAACAATGTCGACGAAACCCTTATAATTGTAGTATTGGGAACCACTTTTTAAAGGATATTTTATGCCTCCCATCAATCGTTCCTACGACATGTGGAAAGTCTTGGAATTGATTGCCAATCTCCTTCCAATCTGCCTTTGTCTTGGGGGCCCTTAGATATGAGCTATGAAGGGCTTCTCAAATTAAACTGCAGGTTTCACGCACTATAGAAGAAATGGTTGATTTTGCAATGCGATAGGAGAAAGACATCGACTGTTGGCTGTCACCAAGAAGgagaaagaacaacaacaccaATACATCGACTTCGTCCACCATCTTTGAATACTCGATTGCGCTTGCTCTATTGCACTGTGCTTGCGTTTGCGTTGGACGTGTGAACTTCCTTgcgcttgcgtttgcgtttgcGTCGCGCGTGTGAACCAGCCTTAAAATCTCCATCAACCAGTTGGAAGTTTaaaattgttcttttattGTTCAACTATTATAGGGTAAATGAAGACGAAAATGCTAACAATAATTTAGTCCCAGCTATTGGCATTTATcgaactaaaaataaaaacacgtTACCTGAAGCAAAAGGATTGCCAAAATTACAGATAAAATGGCTAATTTTACGAAACGCGCAGTCTGAGCAATAGGAAACTGTTATGCAACAAGctgatttcttgttttaaagGAATGAGTGTTTAGAACTTACGGGTGGAAACAGcacaaaaatgtgttttttatATAAACTTACATTTTTAATAACTGATTGTCAGTATATATATCTAGCTGACATTTctaagacaaacaaaaaacaagacCTGCTAATTTCCTGCGATTACTTCGCTGATCCAAACTTGCTCATATCACCGAGCAAAATGATTACTGCACAAAGTATAAACCATCAAGCTAGTCaagaataaaagttgaaagaagaTTCTTACCGGAATAAGGCTCGCTGAGTTGAGAAAACGAGGCGGTTCTGCAAGAAATAAGCTACAGCTCTTTGTTTGCTTAATCTCGAATGTTCGGGCGAATTTGCGCCAAGTTTTGATTAACTGGTAACGTGTGTGCCTTGTCCATGGCGCCGTTTGACGACAGATGTTTACGTCATACCCCCCGTCGACTAAACCATTTCAGTCTTGACTTGTCCATTTGACTTTATATTCAACCATTTGACACGTCATTAAACCATTCGCCGTTTTAACTTAGTTGAACCGTTCCTTCTTTAACTTAATCATTTCAATATTGACTCGTCCATTTGACTTAGCAAAGAATCAATTGCGCGGCTATTAAACCATGTCACACTTCACAAAACCATTTGCCGGTGAGTTACGTCATTTGTCAGTTTGTTCAACCGTTCTTTCTTGAATTTAATAGCATAATATGTGCGATACGAAGCTTAGCATATATTTGTATTCTGTGCGTTTTGGGATCCGTACATGTGCAGGTGGTCATGTGTCCCTTGGGTTTTCCCTGGTAGGTGTATTTAAGCGTGTGTTTGGTATGGGCTTTTTCTCTCGGCGTGTTACCAGcgctgtttcattttgtttctctattCATGTTTCtgtcgttttctttgtttcacttAGACGGATATCGGATCAGATTGAATGATCAGCCTGTAAGTGGCATGCCTAGCTATTTTGAGAGTCAACAGAGTTCTACGCTCAGAGAGCTTTAAGCTATTTTCTGTTATCAAGGCGCTTGTTGCATAATCTGATATGATTATTCCTGGTCCTGGTCGAAAGATTTTTTATGGCGGCATGCCCTCGCGATCGGTTTTCTTTGGTTGCCGAAAATTCAGCTGCTGGCCTTACCCATGGATTTCAGTTTAGCATCGTGGCCTGTCTGTTTatgattgtttttgtatttgcGTTTGATATGCTTTAGACTTTGCTTGCATCGTTCAGTATTTGCCTGCGGGTAACCGAATGGCCCGTGAATGGCATGCGTTTGCTACGGTTACCGGGCGGCGTAATTGTGTGAGATGCTGCACTCGTGCGAGTTTTGAACGTGGTCTCAGTTGTATACCGCGTTTTGGCACTTGAAGTGCGATGCTGGTCTTACCGGTATAAGGCTGCCTACTTTAGGCGAATACATTCATGAGGTTGCATTGGTTGCCCTCTGTTATAGCTGTTTGTTTATAGCTGCGCCTGTGAAGactgtttttatcttttttgatTTTGCACATTGTAGTTTGCTGCTATATTTGCTCGCGAAGTAACTGTTATATCGGATCGCGAACGGACGGAGGTTATAGCATATGTGCGATACGAAGTTTAGCGTATATTTGTACTATGTGCGTTTGGAATCTGTGCAGGTGGTCATGTATCCCTTGGGTTTCCGGTGGTAGGTATATTTTAGCATGTGCTTGGTATGGGTTTTTTCTCTCGGCATGTTACTAGCactgtttcattttgcttCTCTATCATGTTTctgtaattttctttgtttcacttAGAAGGATATCGGATCAGATTGAATAATCAGCCTGTTAGTGGTATGCTTAGACATTTTGAGAGTCATCAGTGTTCTATTTTCAGAAGGCTTAAAGCTATTTTTTATGATATCAAGGCGCATGTTGCATAATCTGATATGATTATCCCTGGTCCTGGCCAAAGATTTTTTATCGCAGGATTTTTTATCGCGGCAAGCCCTCGGTTTTCTTTGGTTGCTCATAATTCAGCACGCTGGCCTTACGCATAGATTTCAGGTTAGCATCGCGGCTTGTCTGTTTTTGAttgtcagtttgtttttgcatttgccTTTGATATGCTTCAGGCTTTGCTTGCGTCGGTATCGTTCAGCATTTGCCTGCGGCTAACCGAATGGCCCATGTGTAGCGTGCGTTTGCTACGGTACCGGGCGGCGTGGTTGTGTGAGTTGCTGCGCTCATGCGACTTTTGCGGTATTAGTTGTATACCGCGTTTTGGCACTCGAAGTGCGATGCTGGTCTTACCGGTATGATGTTGCCTACTTTAGGCGGATACATTTGAGAGGTTGCATCGTTTGCCCTCTGTTGTAGCAGTTTGTTGATAGCTGCGCCTGTctggattttatttttatctatGTGATTTTGCGCATTGTTTGTTTACTGCTACATTTGGTCGCTAACCTTATTTtggtttctgtttttattttcatgagATCTGGTTGATATTGAGTTAGATTCTAGGGCAATAAACGCAGCCTACAAATACAGAAACGGGTGGTCGAGATGGAGGACCCGGGTGCAGTCTATGCTGGGTGTACCTGTTTTCCTGGCAGTTCCTTTGCAAGTAGCCTTGTATCTGACCGAGCTCGTTGAGCGTGCAGTACTTGAGGGCCATTCTGTCTCCGCGATAGAATCTGCTTCGTGCAGTATCTGATGCGGTCACCGTCTAGCAGGAATAGACTCACCTACCATTTACCCCTTGGTGAAGGGCGTTGTCGAGGGTGCTCGAAGGAGCCAAGCAGCCGTTGAAGCATGTCTCTATTGCTGATTACCTTAAGCTTGAACTCTGCATCTGCATCTTTAGCAGTTATTCGGTTTTAGCTtgttcttttattattatttttttttggggggggggtacGCAGGTGTTTTTCGTATTAGTGAAATCTTGAGCATTAGAGTGCGGgatgtttccatttttgatTTCATGAAGGTTTAACTGATTATGCATAAGAACGATCAGTACAGGGACGGGCACGTTTCGGTATTTGATTATTGGTCTCGGAAACCTACAAGTCTAGTGGGGATAACAGAAAGAATATCGTCTCTGCTGCCTGATTCCGGTGGTTCTAGCTATCCTATTGTTTGCAGAATTGTTAATTCTAGGCATTCTAAGGAGCGATTTCATAAGTCTCTTGTATAAGTTATTTCACAACTTATGCTAGTTTTAGTCCTACATTTCGCCCTATGTTTCTGATGCAAGTTTTGTATGTTACACAGAGTATTAGAATTGGCAGGGCTAACGATCCGGGTGTCAGGTCCCTTGCTTATTGGTTGGATGAATCCAAAGTCTAAGCTTCGTTATCTTGAAGCTATGCCGGAACAGCTTATTGGGGTTACTCGGTCTGTGAACATTAAGTTCGTTATTAAGGGCCCAGTAGGAGGGCTCGGCAGCCGTAGCCTACTTTGGTTCCTACCCAGATTTCCTGCGCCGATATTGGTGAGGTTTTTTCTGGCCTCCGAGTGTCCGATGTGGCGGATACGTGCGCGGCTTGCCTTGTATTGCATGAGCTGGGGTATTCAACCCCCGTTGAGTGTTGTTTGAGTACGTAATAAAGACAGTGCTGGTTACGGCGGCACACTGCATGATTCTCCAAATCGTTGTTGTGTTTCATCATTTCTGTGTGCGGTAAATAGCACAGAACCATTCTGCTACAGAGCACTAGACCATTTGTTGTCAGACCTGATCATTCCACATTTCGTTGATGGAAGGATTCTTAATTGAATAAACCGATTTGAAGTAGTCTGTATCGTTTCAACATCGGCGTGTaaaccatttcaaaacaatctgacccatttcattttttattgaatAGCTTCGCAAAAGAACACTTAACCTTCCGTATTTCGACAGTTccatttcaaaaccaattatTTCGTTTTGCAAACCATCACTAAACCATTTCTGTTTACTcgtttcatttcaatttactGTATTTTTGGCGGTGATGGCCCCACCCATAGAACACCATAAAATGAAGCAGAGTCGTAACAataaaaaacacttttaaaaaatacaacGAGAATATTTTCACAGGCCATTGTGCTTGCGatatataaatttaaaatcgCGAGCGTGGCGTAATAAGTCATGCAATGTCGCCTTAATACTCGTCGAAACTTGTCGTACGTGGTCCTCCACAAACATTTCTCTTATAATATTtgacataaaataaatgaaataaaaagtgCCCCAGCTATAAACGAAAATTACATTTGAATCAAATAAATGCTCAACAGGAGAAagcggaaaacaaaaaacaaaaacaatagtctCATGCGGCATATGCATTACACAATAAACTGAACCGGTTTTAAAAACCAGTAAGTTTCGACCAGAAATCTGGTCGGCGGCTTTCATCAAATAACGCGTAGGAAGCCGGCAGAGGTCTCTCCCTCCTCTAATTTTTGCCTCTTAGTGATAGAACTCTGCTAGGGGAACTGCATTTTGCAACGCGCGACCGATGTCGTCGTTCTAAAATTTTACACTGCAAGAGATCGAATGACCACCAaacttttgattggttgaattcaatcaaattcaaagctaGTCTCTGACAAACACTGGACGTATCAAACTCTAAACGGATGTATTAATGCCTGCGTTATGATTTTGCCGATCGAAAAATATAAGCTgccaagagatcatcaaggtgagagagtgaatcccccGTACaggccctctaactagggtaatccatcttaatctatttttagacatggtacccagttcttccgcgaattttactcgcgcgATTTTCCCGCGTTGCGTGTAATCGTGGAGGAAACAACGGAGGACAGTGATGGCGGACCGCGCTTCCTCGAAACgaaagtttgaagtttctaacGCACCGTCGAACAAGTGGAGGAAAACCAgcccaaatttattttgtagtaaagaaagaacatgCACTCTCTGtgatagaaacaaaattgaaaaccttctCTTGCTAGACTGTACCCGGAGCTATGCAGCAATCAGGTGTGTTCTTTTCTAACATAGAATACAAAATACCATCTACCCaaaaaattatcatgaaaTTTTAGTATCAGAAGTTATGCATTTATTCAAGTCATATATTCAAGATCTGGATACTTCATTATCCGCATTACCTGACAACATTGAGTTGATTTTACTCGGTGActttaatgttaatttcacTGGCTCGAACTTGAATATTGATAAAGCCATGAAACGTAAATTGATTCAGATAACAAATTCCCATGAACTTGACCAGCTTATCAACAATACAGCCTTTTTGTCTGTTGCCGTCATCTTTGTGTGATAAACATCGTGAATAACTCCTATAAACTCGTCGACAAATTCgtcagttatttcatttaggACATTTTTATCGTCCaaaattgcttcttttaaaGCCGCTCTAGATGATAAAATGCTAGATTCGGACTCGACTCAAGCTTCCTCGCTATTTCACAGTCAAGATCATGTCGCTTACTTTCCAGCCTTTCACATAGTTCTTCTAGTTCTTCTTCAGAGAGGATATTCTTTGAAGCCTTTCGCTTTTTGGAACTTTTCTTCACAGATGTTGTAGCCCtcggctttcctttctctcgtGCCTCGGcgctttttgaaatttctccaCTTTCCGAACAGGAGCTGGATGTTTGGTCCTGATCACTGTTGTTCTCGCCTTCGAGTTCATCTTCCTCGCCACTGGAACTTTCGCTTGAACTTTCAACCCTCTTCAATTAACAGTTTGAATCAATTAGAATTAGTCCGGATGGAcattcctctttcttctttctttttactgaaACCGGTATCTGTTTAAAGTCAAGTTCGTCGACAAAACGTATTAAAGgacttttttccacatttgcTGCCATTTCGTCTCAGGAAGTCTCGCGTGGCCTTGTGTGTAGAGCCGCCTAGGTTGCCCACGCAAcgcgcgagtaaaattcgcggaagaactgggtaccatgtctaaaaatagattaagatggattaccctagttagagggcctatatgggggattcactctcccaccttgatgatctcttgaaGCTGCTTAATCAAGCTTAGTTAGCGCGCGGACTATGGTGGCCCTTTTATTACCATCCAGGGTCGTGCAAAGCGAAGAGGGAAACGCTGGTTGTGTCTGTTCACCTGCCTAACATGTGGTGCAGTACATTTGGAGATGTCCTTTGGTTTAGACACTGACAGTTTTCTTAAGTGTTTCGTTCGAATGGCAAGTCGCCGGGGATTCCCTCAAGAGATCGTTAGTGATAGAGGAGCAAATTTCATCGGAGCGGACCGGGAACTTCGGGAGTTACTGGATGCTTTGGATCGAGACAAGATCAAAGACCAAGCTTTAAATAAAGGAGTCAAATGGCTCTTTAATCCACCTTTGGCGCCCCATTTCGGAGGAGTTCATGAAGTTATGATCAAGGCAGCAAAAAAGGCTATTCGAGCGATCCTTGGTGATGCGGACGTCAACGACGAGGAATTAATGACAACATTCACTGGAGTTGAAGCGTTCATGAATTCTCGCCCTCTTACATATCAATCAGCAAACCCGAAAGATGTCACTCCCTTGACGCCAAACCACTTCCTCCATGGTCAAGCAGGAGGAATCTCAGCGCCTGCGTCCGTTGATGAAAAACCCCTTAATCCGAGGAAAAGATGGAAAGGAATACAAGAATTGACTTCCCATTTTTGGAAGAGGTGGATGAAGGAATGGCTTCCTTTGCTGAATACGCATCAAAATGGGACGAAACACGAACAGATAAAAAGGTGGGAGCTATAGTCCTCGCGATCTCTCCAGAGAGTTCTAGAGCTCAGTAGCCCCTGCAAGAGTATTGGAAGTCTTCCCAGGTGAACACGGACATGTCTGGGTGGTGAAACTTCAAGTTGGCAAGGATACTATCGTCAGACCAATTTCCATGTGTGTTCCATGAGAGTGAAACCGAGAAGATGAAGAACCGttaaaataaactgaacgTTAAGGTTACTTCCCACCTTCGCAGGTGTCCTTCGGCAAAAAAATAGTACGCGCGTCAGTTTAGACAACACCCTAACAAACTATATATCATAAGAAAGCTTAATAAATGTACTTTACGAAAAAGATACAATTTTAgggatgttttctttcaggatGTGTCAGGAGCCGGTAAGGCGTGAAACGATCGAGGGTTCTTCTATTGAATTTATCTATCTGATTCCACAGTACGAGCAAAATGACTGCACAGTCTTATTCACAAGGCATCAattaaggttactgtagaccttcagGGGTGTCTTTCGAAGAATCATTCGCATGCGCGTCTCTTATGTTATAACCATAGAAAACTATATATCATCGTAAAGCTAG carries:
- the LOC141876052 gene encoding uncharacterized protein LOC141876052, which encodes MSFGLDTDSFLKCFVRMASRRGFPQEIVSDRGANFIGADRELRELLDALDRDKIKDQALNKGVKWLFNPPLAPHFGGVHEVMIKAAKKAIRAILGDADVNDEELMTTFTGVEAFMNSRPLTYQSANPKDVTPLTPNHFLHGQAGGISAPASVDEKPLNPRKRWKGIQELTSHFWKRWMKEWLPLLNTHQNGTKHEQIKRWEL